A single Vanacampus margaritifer isolate UIUO_Vmar chromosome 7, RoL_Vmar_1.0, whole genome shotgun sequence DNA region contains:
- the ier2b gene encoding immediate early response 2b: MIDTTTETTMEVNAEARRILAVSISKLYASRSQRGGLRLHRSLLLSLVMRSARDIYHSSAPPTEPMDTNPEEPAELDLESGPRSDETPAELSPTAGGGAHQEPEEEEEEGEPTEDKENRSPTRCSRKRRGKTSVAPHFLPSKRARLEPGEERHAAPQQPRPPPACCRMGPAESLTSLSLNRVIPAC, translated from the coding sequence ATGATTGACACAACAACGGAGACAACAATGGAGGTGAACGCGGAGGCCCGGCGAATTCTGGCCGTGTCCATAAGCAAGCTGTACGCGTCCCGGAGCCAACGAGGCGGCCTGAGACTCCACCGGAGCCTCCTCCTCTCCCTTGTCATGCGCTCCGCCCGGGACATTTACCACTCGTCGGCGCCACCGACCGAGCCCATGGACACCAACCCGGAAGAGCCAGCCGAGCTCGACCTGGAGTCGGGGCCCCGGTCGGACGAAACCCCCGCCGAGTTGAGCCCGACGGCGGGGGGAGGTGCGCACCAGGAgccagaggaggaggaagaggagggggagcCCACCGAGGACAAAGAGAACCGGAGCCCTACGAGGTGCTCCAGGAAGCGGCGGGGGAAGACGTCGGTGGCGCCTCACTTCCTCCCCAGTAAGCGGGCGAGGCTGGAGCCCGGGGAGGAACGGCACGCTGCCCCGCAGCAGCCGCGGCCACCGCCGGCTTGCTGCCGAATGGGCCCCGCCGAGTCCCTCACCTCGCTCTCCCTGAACCGGGTCATACCGGCTTGCTGA